CGGGGCCAGCATCTCTGCCTCCTGATTCTCCTTGGTGGCCAGCAGATATTTCCGAGAAACTACAGCAGATCACTCTGGTTTCTTCAGAAGATAAAACAAACTCTACTGTATTGAGCAGCAAGCAGGAGCCAGAGGGGTTAGCATCAAAGAGAGCGTCTCAGATTCTGTGGGACACAGGGGAGCTTGCAGAACCTATTCCTGATGGTTTCTACTTTGTTATTCCAGTGAGTATAACATTGTTTCGTGTGGTCTTGGGTTATTCTTCACTTGGATGATTTCTCTCCAGATGAGAACTCATCAAATTGATGATGTGTTGTTAGTGCAggcgctattttttttttttgggggggggggggggggggttcaattATGTTGTTAACGTGACATTCTGAATATGTACCTTTTGTTTGCTTTGGTTCTTTTCTGGATGGAATCCTGTCAAGTGTCAACTCAATATTGTCCTAATTCTTGAATTTCGGCAGGAAAGAAGATTCAAGGAGCACTTCGATACTATTCCATCTTTGGATGACCTTTATGCTTTGGAGACAGAGGGTCTTCGACCTAATGTTATTCTTGTCAATCTGCATAAAGATAAGAAGCTTTCCATGTTAAAACAGCTGACTCTCACATTAGTGAAAGGATTGAGTTCGACTCCAGCTATAGCGGTGAAGAAGATTGCAGGGTTGGTGCGTCATCTATTATTGTGTTGTCTATACTGGGATTTAGTTTCTGACTGATTGTCAGTTTGGTTCTTTTTTTCATCTGCTTTTGCTTTTGGTTTACATGTGGTGCATTATGTTAATGCGGGAATCAATGCATATTTAATATACTCGATAGTGTACCTAATGCTTTTTGGCCTGTATTGCTAGTTATTGACCATCAACAGAATACGAGATGTTGAATCTACTAGCATAATGGTGTAAACAATTGACTAGCTAAAACTTACAAAAAAAGGTTCTCAACAAAGTTTTTGTAATGAAGTATGTAATTTCCATGTTGTTCTTGAATTCCTTTCAAAATATTTCCTAATTTCTTGAACATATTATTCCTCTGAAAACAATAATTTCCATATGGAGCGCTTCTCAATTTTAATTTCCATATAATTTTGTGGAACTATGTGATACTGGTTTCATGTCATTGttagacaaaaaagaaaaagacgaGCCCAAGATTTTTAATCAACATGATTTTAGTTTGAATAATCAGTCTTGTTTCAGTTTTCGTGTATCTGTTTCACTTTTCTAAATGCATCATGTGAATTTGTCAGTCCTTTAATGCATTTAGCTATCTAGGACTATCATGCAGGGCAAAACTAGTCTTTTGACCCGCAAAGCTGTACGACATATGTTTAGTATGAAACTGCGAATCAAGTTTTCTAAATAAAAAGATGACGTAACTGCAGGCATTACTTAGCCAAAAAATCTGTTTTCCCGAGCTTGTGTGGTTTTTAGTCTGACAGCATATCACTGTGGTTAGGTTTGTGATTTCTATAAGCATCCAAAGTACAAGTCCACTCATGTGAGTGGTACACTTGAGGAGGTCTCACATGCTTTGGGTAGTCAAGGAATACACATGCTCTGCCAAATGAAGGATGGTTCCTGCCATTCTCGAGCAATCTTATTCAAAGTTCTTGCTGATACCGTGGGCCTTGAGTGCAAGTTGATTGTGGTAAGCTCTTTATTTCTCTTCAACGGATTTGTTAGTCTGCTTTCAGTAGTTGGTAAACTATTCTTTTCCATTTTTGTGTTTAAGTAAATTGCATTTAGTTGAAGTTTCAACCTTCCAGTCAATGCAGTCATTGTGGAATTTCTTCTGTTCTTTATCCCAACCCCATTTGTTGTCAATTTCCTCCATCTTATCCTCGTCCTATTATTAGAGTTTACCAAGAGGAGCAGCACTGGAGTGCACAGATTCTTCTAAGCACATCCGTGTCACAGTCATCCTGGATTCCATAGAACTACTGGTTGACCTTATGCATTATCCTGGCAAGCTGTTTCCTTATTCAACAAAGCAGCTACATCGCTCACATTTCTTTGGTGAGAGTGATTCTGTAGAAACTGATTCATGTAACTCACCGATGGATCCCATAAGTCCTACCTGTTTCAGTTCCGACTACAGTGGCACTGGAAGGTAAGGATATAAAGCTTGGGGAGGCTAGTTGGCATGATATTGTTCAGAATTCAAACTTTATTATGCCTTCCTTTCAAACTAATTGTTCTGGTTGACCTGGCACGGcatttatattttttttggggggattAGGACACACTAACAATTTAAATAAAATGACATTTATATTATCTAATATTAGTTGGAAAGAATGTGGGCTAAAAGTTAATGTTCTAATGTTGGTGAATTAATTAGCGTAACGTGGCACCATCTAAAGTTTTTAGTTATTCCTCAATGCAGAAATATAGTTCTAGGGCTATCTCAGTTGTCCACTTCCTTTAAAAGTAAAATTTTGATATTACTTTTCTCTATTTTATTCTTCACGAACTGTTACAAATCTATAAATATGCAAGGATATCTTTATTGCAAGTATGGAAAGGCTCCCGATATAATTATGTAAATTGGAGAGTTATAGAACTGTAAACTAATTATACGCATGGAGATAACTGACTTCTATTTGTCACTGCTGGCTCGTCTCCAAATCTCAGATAGTCAAGGAGCCCCGTCACCAGAGACATTACTGGGAGAGGCTCATCCTGGGAAAGGTGGGTGCCTGTACTTCCTAAATGTCACCTTGGTCACTTCGTTGCCGGTACACGCATGCGAGCGTGACAACTTTCCAGAAGAATGGCCATAATTCTGACAAAATAGACAGATTCTGCCAGAGCGGAAGATGGGCAGAGACGTCGGTCCATCACCAAAAAGAGGCGCTGTATCACTAGAACAATCGTTGAAAGAGGCCTAGTGCTGTCTAAATTATCAGCTATAAGAGACAAGAATAGTAAACAAATGGGAGGACATGATCTTTTGTCTGGGTAGATGGTGTTAGACCACGTACTGGTAAGCAAAAGCTACTTAATCCCTACTAAGATTGTAGAGGCACTGAAACTCGTGCATCAGAAGAAAAGAGAAACTATTGTTAACATTAGTGGTGAGCAACAGATAAGAGAGCTTTTATCTAGAAGTTTGAGCCACTAAAATAAGGAGAGTTTCTTAATTCTAGTGATTTCAAATTACTATTCCATAATCATTAAGAATTTTGTAGACAATTCATTTTATGATTCTCATGACTTTCAATAGGACAACACCCAATTTGAGATCTTGTGGTATTGTTTATAACTATTCAGAATCAACTTAACTGTTCTAGTTTGGCTTTCATATTTTAAGTTGTTGACCAATAAATTTCTAATCTATTTCAGTCTCTGGCATCTaagacttagactatttaacacatgcattgcattaatTTTCAGTCATTGACAGTTTGGCACCTATGGATCAAGTATCAGTCTAAACTTTGTCAATTTTGACCATCAAAGTCCTAGCACACTTGAATTAGGACATAGGAAGTTCGGAAATTGAGTATAACTGCTAACAATAAGATAGAACTTTTTCATTAAGAAAAAATAGAATTTTGATTTCATTTCACTTATGCATGTGAAAAGCCAGTCTTCGTATCAGCATAAGCTGTGGATGAATCAATTACTTCATTTGGCCCATCTGTGAAAACATATAGCTGCAATTCAATGGATGAGGAAAATTTGAGTAATTAATGGAGTTGTCTTTCAAAACTCTGTATCCAACAGCTTGGTATTCTGTCCATCCTCATCATCTTCCTTAGTTTTCCTATATTTTACAAGGAACAAATTACTCTTATTTCCCTTTTGAGTACTGCCTTGTGTGTGCGGATGTGTTATCCACTTTCTTCAGCTTATCACACAGTCAGCGCGATGTCAAAAGTTCGCTTTGGAGGCATGGAAGGAACAAAGTTCTCCCTGAACAGAGGGCTTCAAGTTCAAGGTTCAGTTTATCTTGTAGCCTTCCAGGACTTAAGATACAGAGAATCCTAACTTTCCCAGATTAAGTAACTGAAATTAGAGATTCAACTCCGAACCGCGTTCTGATGTAATTGTTCTTGCATATCCGATAATTAGTTTCCTTAAGAAGATGTTTTATTTCATGTCTTCTGAGAGATACACTAAGGAATATGAGCTCCGTTCAGAATGCACGCGAGGAGAGTCTTACAACTTGAAACTAATTTGGTTACTGAATTAGTTAATGTCACTATTTTATGAGATAAAGTCTCTGCAGCTAATCGTTTGATTAATTTGCTCCAATATGTAAATACAAATAAGCACAAAAAAAGACCTATCCAGTGAAACCTTGCAATGGAGAGAGATTCAGTTGGCTTGGttgatattatttattttatttagttattaataatatttttacttaTAAAGGTTAGGAACTATTTTAAGTTTTTTGGGTCTCTCCAGAAGGAGAAAATGAAAGAGAGGAAAGTTCATGCAGCTTTTGAGCTCCAGTTGGGAGTTGGCCTTTTCCTTAACAGCTTaccaaataaataataaataaaagaagacaTTCCTTCATTCCGGCCTGGAACTTAAAACTTCTAGGGCTGGACCAAGAGACATAGGTCACTGAAAGTTTCATATTTAGTTGCAACCTACTGATACACTGCTAGATGATTACCTTCTTATATACCAAGCGATAGGTCTATGATTAGTATGGGCCAAttacatattttttttgtttACTTTTTCTTGATAGAAACATAGAATCGTCACTACCTTCAATTGTTTATTTTAATATTACTATATCATAAATGGAATAAAATATTATATTTGGAGTCACTCTGTCTTGGTTCATCCTATATTTTAGTTTGAAAGCTCTGTATATTTCTCTATGTTCGTTCGGCAGGTTCAATATTCTGTGGCCAAAAGTAGCTCTCCTCATTTACTGTAACCATGTATGTCTATCATACAAAAATAGTTCTATGTCATACTTCTTATTTGTCAGAATTGCTGTTAGTTCTCTTTTTTACAAGTTTCAACATGTTCTCAAATCTTATCGTAAGGCTGTTGCGAGTTGGTAGAAATGGAGatgtttatttcttatctcaGGATGTTTAAACTTTTTCAAATTTTGTTTCAAGACAATCTTTCTTACTTAGCTCTTTCATGAGTTTATGTTGGTTAGTAGAGTTTCAGGTTTTCTGTTGATACCTACGCTTGAAATCCTTTTTCAGTCCTGAGCATCCTTTCTTCAGAGGACCTGGGAGATCCATTCTTGGTGGTCGTGCACATTCTTTCAAGGACTGCAGCTATGACGTTACTTCTTCAAGGTTCAAACTCTACCATTTCTTATATCTTTAGGTTAAAGGTTATCTGAAACTGCCATAGTTAAAAGGAACATACATTTTCTATGCCATCTAACGGGTTCTAGCAGGAGTCAGCTAGTAGGTCTTAAAAGATATTGATCTAATGAAAGTATCCAGTTCCAGATTTGTTTCAATCTAAATGACTGGAGTAATTAGTGAAGTAGCTCAAGAAAAAATTACACAAAAAGTAGCTTTTCGTTTTATTTATCTTCCTGTTTACTTAGATCTTATCTTTTAGCTATAGATACAGTATTATGTTATCTTATCTTCTTAGAGAACCCTTATGAACTTTGTTTGGAGATTCCAATTATGTTTTGTTAAATGATTTGGCATTACAATTTCTCTCTCTATTATCCCCTTCTTCATGCTCGCTTCTCAGTTCTCCCTTCTTTCCTTCTCTCCTTTCTCTCAGTCTTTCTATTTCTCCTCTCAGTCAATTTCTCCCTTTCTTTCCGTCTCTCTCTTATTCTCCTCTCTTTCTCTCCTTTCTCATTTCCTCCTCTTACCTTTTTTCTCTTCCTTGTTGGtggctaagttactcggactcgggtgcgggtgtccgatacgggtgcggatctagaggtcggatccttcatgatctaaattttaagattcggggatacggatccaggtatggatacgggtgcggtgattcggctaaaaataattgaaatatctaaaaatagaattataaaacctaaattatgagatattatgtggaaaacatgaggagaaaatattgatcaagaggagAATTCCGAAAcgagataaaaggaaaaggagtgaAAAGAAATTTCAATATAtaaggtattccattttcttcaagTCCATCTCAACTTTTGTTTTTATTATAAAAATCATTGGATTTGTCCGGAATTTTTCCGttgattttggtcaaagtacccaATAGCGGTTGACCAGATCGGGTACggatcccacacccacacccataCCCATGTCAtgtcgacacgggtgcggcaccgaaagtgaagagtccgagtaacttaggttGGTGGTACATTGATTTCTGTCAGAGCCTTCCCTTTTTCTCTcttttggtaatacatcaatttGATATCAGAACTGAGGTTTTAAGTTTGATTCATCAAACTATTGTGCTCTTTGGCATCTATCATTGTTATTCCTGCCATTAGTTGATGGATATGTTCATCTTCTTCAGTTGGTGTGTCAAGAAGGTCCTTTGGGAATTGCACCAACAGTTTCACTCATTGGGATCGAGCTTTACTTCAATTGTTGGAGAATTATGTAGCTTAACAAATGAAAGATTACGCTATCTGTATCTTTGCCGTTTattgggaaaagggcctgatttacccctctactttgggtaaaggttcatatttacccctcgttatactatcaggccatttatacccctaccgttacaatagttgaaatatttgcccctatttttaacggaggggtaaatatgaaccttttccaaagtagaggggtaaatcaggccctaaaaaataaaacaccctaaagtttccaaataaaacttacttcgggtaccttttcaacccctaaaatgactatccgaacgtctacatatccttgatgtattgagcctacattattgtacgcagaaaaaatatcaggttctatataaaatattgacgtttcggagtcttgacacaccactaatcattggtcaaagtatgaaaaaaaaactaaattttttcaaccaaaacttactccgggtaccttttcaacccctaaaatgacgatccgaacgtctacgaatccttgatgtattgagcctacattattgtacgcagaaaaaaatatcaggttctatataaaacattgacgtttcggagtcttgacacaccactaatcattggtcaaagtatgaataaaaaaacaaaaattggccaactttattttttgcaacacttagtgttattttccatactttgactaataattagtcgtgtgtcaaggctccgaaacgtcaatattttatatagtacctgatatttttttctgcgtacaataatgtaggctcaatacatcaaggattcgtagacgttcggatcgtcattttaggggttgaaaaggtacccgaagtaagttttggttgaaaaaatttagtttttttttccatactttgaccaatgattagtggtgtgtcaagactccgaaacgtcaatattttatatagaacatgatattttttctgcgtacaataatgtaggctcaatacatcaaggatatgtagacgttcggatagtcattttaggggttgaaaaggtacccgaagtaagttttgtttggaaactttagagtgttttattttttagggcccgatttacccctctactttggaaaaggttcatatttacccctccgttaaaaataggggcaaatatttcaactattgtaacggtaggggtataaatggcctgatagtataacgaggggtaaatatgaacctttttccaaagtagaggggtaaatcaggcccttttcccccGTTTATTTATcttatccaaaaaaatattttttaatagtAGAGATAAATCTATCTTCTAGTTAAATACAAGGTCTTCTTTTTCTAGTTAAAGATAGAGGTTTAGTAAATTTCAAGAGTTCTACTTTGTTCTAAACTCCTTATCCTACACCCTTGTATTtttgtttgatctctttatcATCTACTTCCTTCTCTCTTATTTTTTCTTTATCTtgcttttctctctttctttctttctttctttctttatcatctacttccttctctcttattttttctttatcttgcttttctctctttctttctctcatccattctttctttctttctttctttatctctctatctctctctcttaatcttctctctttttccttttctcttttcttCCCCTTGCCTTTCTCTCTGCTTCATTATAGGTGCTACATCCAGTATCAGAGCCTTCCTTTCCTTTTTGGTGCCACAACTATTAgtcagtacaacaacaacaacccagtgaaatcccacatcgtggggtctggggagggtagaatgtacgcagaccttactcctaccaaggtaggatggctgtttccgagcgACCCTCGGCTCAACAACTATTAGTCAGTAATGTTATTAAATCTTGTGTCTGTCTATCTGTTGTTTATCCCTTTCATTATCCTTTTTCTGGTTTAAGGATCAAACATCTAATAATTATAAACTATTAAATTGCATCAAATATAGCATTTTGCTTTCTAAGTGTTACAATCAGACAGTAGAATTGTTTGTTTAATCTTTTATTCTCTATAAATTAAATCTGTCATTATAAGGTAGCAGCCTTGGTAGCATAATATTCTCAACTATGCAAATCATGCTTAAACCAAGAAGTGATATGTATGCATGATCTGTGAATTGTTGCATTGACGGGTGTGGCTGTTTTATTTTGCCAGTGATATTGGAGGGTTCATATGTTTAATGTATTTGAGGTGTGTTATGGTTAATTGGCTGTGTAATGTATCAAAGAGGTGCCTTGAGCACTTCTGGATCCATAATAGAGGTTTAATTTTAGTGATCAAAGAAAAAGATGCAGATCCTTATTTTCATGTGGTAGCCTGGTTGCGTATTATTCAACCAGACAGATGATGCTTGAAACTAAAATTGATAACTAGGCATGATCCATTGACAGGTGGAGCTGCTTTATGTTTACTTAGTGAACTAGGAGTTACATGTATTTGAGGTGTGTTATTATAGTTAGTTGGCTGCAATGCATACGAAAGGTACTTATACATTTCAGGTTCTTACTCATAACTCTGTCAAGAACATGAAAATTTTGCTTCTTATCCATTTACCCCAATCTACGAAATGCATAAAATACTCGTCTCTGTTCTTTCATGGGAAAGTACACAAACAATACAATGTTTTTACTCAGAAGAATGATCCAATGTTCTTATTCCTCTGAGGATAATTTGTTAACTTTATGTTTCTTTGCCATTATGTTTTCTCCAGTCTCTTTCCGGGAGGAGTGGCGGAAGTTCTCTTGAAATGTTATCTGCATCTCACGGCTTAGCATCATGACATGACACATGAATTGGGTTGTCTGCAGGTCTGCTGGTGCATCACCTATACACACTCGTAGAAGAAGACGGAGGTCCATTAGCATGATTCCGGAAATTGGTGATGACATTGTAAGGTTGACCATGTCCCTTTTCCTCTACCTAAACCTCCTAGTATTTTTAGCTCAAAGTCatctcctttcttcttctttctttcattCTCCATTTCCCTTTTTTACTAGCAAACTAGTTTCAATTTCTTTTAAAGACAATTTTTAATACTTTACTTCTAAAGGGTTtacgctgagtaggaccaagacagagtacttggaatgtaagttcagtgaagcaactcaggaggctgacttggaagtaaggcttggtacccaggccatccagaagaaaagtagtttcaagtaccttgggtctattgtgcaaggcagcggggagattgacgaagatgtcacacatcgtattggggcagggtggatgaaatggaggcttgcttccggagtgctatgtgacaaaaaggtgccaccaaaacttaagggaaagttctacaaagtggtggttagaccgactatgctgtatggggcggagtgttggccagttaagatctctcacgttcaaaagatgaaagttgctgagatgagaatgttgagacggatgtgtggccacaccaggagtgacaagattaggaatgaggatattcgggataaggtgggggtggcctcggtggaagacaagatgcgagaagcgagattgagatggtttgggcatgtgaagaggagagatacagatgccccagtgcgaaggtgtgagaggttggccatggatggtttcagacgaggtaggggtaggccgaagaagtattggggagaggtaattagacacgacatggcgcaattacagcttaccgaggacatgaccttagataggagggtttggaggacccaaattagggtagaaggctagtagatagtctcgttatccgttcttattagtagtcgcattattgcaatataatttcttgtgctccgatttctgctattatctgttactatctgttatttcctgtgctttggttatcctgtgtcatctgctccgatttctggtattatcggttattttctgtgctctgattatcctgtattatctgtgtcgcttgcattatttcatttccttatcgctttaaatctcttatccgaatctcttaaccttatctaaccttatctaacttctttttatgcttttattgagccgggggtctttcggaaacagccgtcctaccttggtaggagtcaggtctgcgtacactctaccctccccagaccctacgatgtgggatttcactgggttgttgttgttgttgttgttgttgtacttcaAATGAGTATATAGTAGCTATTATATGTTCCTTACACACACAACTTACGCGGAAGGTTTATCATCCTTTTTATACATAAAATGCCAAGATTTTTCCAACTCAGGATGTAACTAGATCAAATTGTTTTGACGTCTTGTATTTCCACCATGATCTGTACAACTATTCTTGACAACTTACTTGTACTTATTCTTTTTTAGATtcttttattattaataaaaaaggTCACTCGGGGTAAATACCTGAGTGGTCCAACATTcgcttaaaaaaataaaataaaaaattcttgaCAACTCATGGAGTGACATGACAAAACAGAAGTCCAATTTGGACAAGAATAGCTTGAGAGAtgaaatgacaataaattgacaACTACCTTTAAAAACCGACAACCACCTCGATCACCGTTTTATTAGTGTTAGTTTTGGCACCAGCGATAAATGCGCAGCAATAAATGCACACGGAGGCTGAATGCGCCCGTCCAGCTCTATTCTTATGCAAGAGATATACATAAACAACACCTATTTCTTTTTAGGTTACACCAACTTTCTGCATATCTCGTAAGCATTTCTCTGACCTTGAATGTAGGGTTGTTCGGGAAATGAATGCATCTATGAAGAGAAATCATCTTTCAGGGGAACAAGCAACATTTGATTTGTCTACACGGAAAAGGGAAGATAATTCTGATCATCAAGTGAGTATATCTTTTCTTGAACTCCTTGTTTACAAGAGGATAGGCAGGTATCTAGTTATCTTTTTTAGCATTATCTGCAAAAACTTGCTTCCAGGAACCTTTTGTAAGGCAACTCTAAAAGTTGGACTAATTATCCAGACGTGTTTTAAATTTAAATTAGATAAAGTACGTTTTTGATTGAATATATCTTCTGTAATTAAGGAAAGGAGAGTAATTCCAATTGGATTAATTCTTGATTTGGGTGGACTGAGGCATATGCTTATTACAGTTAATCAGATTAGCCTCAAGCTCTAATTTGTTGAAAAGATGGAATAGATAATGTTACAGCTAGTATAATCAACACCCCCCTGGATGGAACCCAATCCACATTAAGCTTATACTAGGTCTAATCTGGTCCAATGACTACAGTTCACAAATCTACCCAAATATTATCTCAGAATAA
Above is a genomic segment from Lycium barbarum isolate Lr01 chromosome 12, ASM1917538v2, whole genome shotgun sequence containing:
- the LOC132624899 gene encoding serine/threonine-protein kinase EDR1-like isoform X1; its protein translation is MEKTGNDTGPASLPPDSPWWPADISEKLQQITLVSSEDKTNSTVLSSKQEPEGLASKRASQILWDTGELAEPIPDGFYFVIPERRFKEHFDTIPSLDDLYALETEGLRPNVILVNLHKDKKLSMLKQLTLTLVKGLSSTPAIAVKKIAGLVCDFYKHPKYKSTHVSGTLEEVSHALGSQGIHMLCQMKDGSCHSRAILFKVLADTVGLECKLIVSLPRGAALECTDSSKHIRVTVILDSIELLVDLMHYPGKLFPYSTKQLHRSHFFGESDSVETDSCNSPMDPISPTCFSSDYSGTGSPEHPFFRGPGRSILGGRAHSFKDCSYDVTSSRSAGASPIHTRRRRRRSISMIPEIGDDIVRVVREMNASMKRNHLSGEQATFDLSTRKREDNSDHQVLNYRPDDRNTGNGEKGQAPHFHRKCLTSDKAISLPSSPRWSYGRGKAGEIFGSPDMTSRLDKVIESSRILNKPLLPFDEWNIDFSEITIGARVGIGFFGEVFRCSWNGTEVAVKVFLEQDLTEENIEDFANEISILSRIRHPNVILFLGACTTPPRLSVVTEFMEMGSLYHLIHVSGQKNNLSWQRRLKMLCDICRGLMCIHRMKIVHRDIKSGNCLVNKRYKVKICDFGLSRSLTPTPVQDSSSAGTPEWMAPELIRNEPFTEKCDIFSLGVIIWELYTLKKPWEGVPPLQVVYAVANDGKRLEIPEGPLGKLIADCWAGPDERPSCEEILARLGECRSSAN
- the LOC132624899 gene encoding serine/threonine-protein kinase EDR1-like isoform X2; the protein is MEKTGNDTGPASLPPDSPWWPADISEKLQQITLVSSEDKTNSTVLSSKQEPEGLASKRASQILWDTGELAEPIPDGFYFVIPERRFKEHFDTIPSLDDLYALETEGLRPNVILVNLHKDKKLSMLKQLTLTLVKGLSSTPAIAVKKIAGLVCDFYKHPKYKSTHVSGTLEEVSHALGSQGIHMLCQMKDGSCHSRAILFKVLADTVGLECKLIVSLPRGAALECTDSSKHIRVTVILDSIELLVDLMHYPGKLFPYSTKQLHRSHFFGESDSVETDSCNSPMDPISPTCFSSDYSGTGSPEHPFFRGPGRSILGGRAHSFKDCSYDVTSSRVVREMNASMKRNHLSGEQATFDLSTRKREDNSDHQVLNYRPDDRNTGNGEKGQAPHFHRKCLTSDKAISLPSSPRWSYGRGKAGEIFGSPDMTSRLDKVIESSRILNKPLLPFDEWNIDFSEITIGARVGIGFFGEVFRCSWNGTEVAVKVFLEQDLTEENIEDFANEISILSRIRHPNVILFLGACTTPPRLSVVTEFMEMGSLYHLIHVSGQKNNLSWQRRLKMLCDICRGLMCIHRMKIVHRDIKSGNCLVNKRYKVKICDFGLSRSLTPTPVQDSSSAGTPEWMAPELIRNEPFTEKCDIFSLGVIIWELYTLKKPWEGVPPLQVVYAVANDGKRLEIPEGPLGKLIADCWAGPDERPSCEEILARLGECRSSAN
- the LOC132624899 gene encoding serine/threonine-protein kinase EDR1-like isoform X4 is translated as MEKTGNDTGPASLPPDSPWWPADISEKLQQITLVSSEDKTNSTVLSSKQEPEGLASKRASQILWDTGELAEPIPDGFYFVIPERRFKEHFDTIPSLDDLYALETEGLRPNVILVNLHKDKKLSMLKQLTLTLVKGLSSTPAIAVKKIAGLVCDFYKHPKYKSTHVSGTLEEVSHALGSQGIHMLCQMKDGSCHSRAILFKVLADTVGLECKLIVSLPRGAALECTDSSKHIRVTVILDSIELLVDLMHYPGKLFPYSTKQLHRSHFFGESDSVETDSCNSPMDPISPTCFSSDYSGTGSPEHPFFRGPGRSILGGRAHSFKDCSYDVTSSRSAGASPIHTRRRRRRSISMIPEIGDDIVRVVREMNASMKRNHLSGEQATFDLSTRKREDNSDHQVLNYRPDDRNTGNGEKGQAPHFHRKCLTSDKAISLPSSPRWSYGRGKAGEIFGSPDMTSRLDKVIESSRILNKPLLPFDEWNIDFSEITIGARVGIGFFGEVFRCSWNGTEVAVKVFLEQDLTEENIEDFANEISILSRIRHPNVILFLGACTTPPRLSVVTEFMEMGSLYHLIHVSGQKNNLSWQRRLKMLCDICSCIAKVCL
- the LOC132624899 gene encoding serine/threonine-protein kinase EDR1-like isoform X3; the encoded protein is MEKTGNDTGPASLPPDSPWWPADISEKLQQITLVSSEDKTNSTVLSSKQEPEGLASKRASQILWDTGELAEPIPDGFYFVIPERRFKEHFDTIPSLDDLYALETEGLRPNVILVNLHKDKKLSMLKQLTLTLVKGLSSTPAIAVKKIAGLVCDFYKHPKYKSTHVSGTLEEVSHALGSQGIHMLCQMKDGSCHSRAILFKVLADTVGLECKLIVSLPRGAALECTDSSKHIRVTVILDSIELLVDLMHYPGKLFPYSTKQLHRSHFFGESDSVETDSCNSPMDPISPTCFSSDYSGTGSPEHPFFRGPGRSILGGRAHSFKDCSYDVTSSRSAGASPIHTRRRRRRSISMIPEIGDDIVRVVREMNASMKRNHLSGEQATFDLSTRKREDNSDHQVLNYRPDDRNTGNGEKGQAPHFHRKCLTSDKAISLPSSPRWSYGRGKAGEIFGSPDMTSRLDKVIESSRILNKPLLPFDEWNIDFSEITIGARVGIGFFGEVFRCSWNGTEVAVKVFLEQDLTEENIEDFANEISILSRIRHPNVILFLGACTTPPRLSVVTEFMEMGSLYHLIHVSGQKNNLSWQRRLKMLCDICRMRQGIGGTSSKQSMDLMTIGAQRRVQTLMV